Below is a genomic region from Methanosphaera sp. ISO3-F5.
CTTAAAAAATCCTTAACAAAATTAATAAAATCTTGAATATCCCCATCATCAGGCCTGCCAGCATTCATACCAACAAAACTACCCGGACAATGAAACTCACAATCAGACAAAGAAATACTAGTATTCTCCAAAACATCAGAAATCAGCAAATAATTAGACTCCATAATCCCAGAAGTCGAAAAATTAACAAAACTTCCAACACGAACACCAATATTACTAATAAAAGATATGACACCCGGATCCAGTGAAGAACCATAAACACCAGAACCAAAGAATAACACATCAACATCCTCAGTCAAATC
It encodes:
- a CDS encoding flavodoxin; this encodes MKYAIRYYSKSGNTKRLADALSDYLNVPALDISHDLTEDVDVLFFGSGVYGSSLDPGVISFISNIGVRVGSFVNFSTSGIMESNYLLISDVLENTSISLSDCEFHCPGSFVGMNAGRPDDGDIQDFINFVKDFLS